The following proteins are encoded in a genomic region of bacterium:
- a CDS encoding addiction module protein: MPPERRAQLAEILIQSLDEIEDNEIKSAWLSEIQRRDEEIRSGKAVCKPADQVLREAREQLRCLK; encoded by the coding sequence TTGCCTCCTGAAAGAAGGGCTCAATTAGCGGAAATACTTATCCAAAGCCTGGATGAAATAGAGGATAACGAGATCAAGTCTGCCTGGCTATCCGAAATTCAGCGCAGAGATGAGGAAATCAGGTCTGGCAAAGCGGTTTGCAAGCCAGCCGATCAGGTTCTTAGAGAAGCTCGTGAACAACTTCGATGCCTTAAATAG